The Leptotrichia trevisanii DSM 22070 genomic interval AAAAACAACGATGTTATGTAAAACTTTGTTAGAAAAGGGAGCAGATATAACACCATTATATAAACCTCATAAAACAGTAATGTTCAAAAATATATTTAATTATGATCTTGTACCTGAAATAGAAATGATACCTCTATATGATTTAATCTTTTCTCAAAAAGGACTGAAATTACTAAAAAAAGATAAATGGGGATTAACAGTATTAGAATTTGCAAAAAAAGGGAATAAACATATAGGAGTTAAATATATGGAAGATTATATAAAAAAATATAATTTGAAAGAAGAAGTATAATAATAAATTTGCCAGTGAAGTAGGAAAAAGAATTTCTAATCGTGGAACTTCGACACCGCCATTTTCTTATGCTCAAAATTTAGA includes:
- a CDS encoding ankyrin repeat domain-containing protein — protein: MSKYSTLFAATLLGTYEDFREMFKEGAQYKKDTVGDTLLQTALTNSKPEEKYKIANFLINKGADVKVVSKDGATLFFELFLYGSEDIIKTTMLCKTLLEKGADITPLYKPHKTVMFKNIFNYDLVPEIEMIPLYDLIFSQKGLKLLKKDKWGLTVLEFAKKGNKHIGVKYMEDYIKKYNLKEEV